The following are encoded in a window of Variovorax paradoxus genomic DNA:
- a CDS encoding D-ribose ABC transporter substrate-binding protein, whose protein sequence is MLKTTRRKLLAAVSLTPLLAAPAWAQSKSKGLITIIVNDPANPYWFTEGEVAKAAAQKLGYTAVVAAHTGDTNTESRLIDTAITNKSVAIILDPANASGSVGAVQKAVAAKIPVILVNAEINKEGLAQAQLVSNNAQGAALGAQHWAELMGNKGKYVELVGAPSDNNAATRSNGFKTVLSQYPDLAKAGSEVANWNRTQGHNKMQSLMQANADIKGVISGNDEMALGAIAALKKAGTFNGIVVGGFDGSPDSVASVKAGELAYTVLQPVAVFAAAAVQQADTFIRTGKTGAKTEKQLFDCMLITKANAAKYSAPFVLDK, encoded by the coding sequence ATGTTGAAAACCACCCGCCGCAAGCTGCTTGCCGCAGTCTCGCTCACGCCCCTGCTGGCTGCCCCCGCGTGGGCCCAAAGCAAGAGCAAGGGGCTGATCACGATCATCGTGAACGACCCCGCCAATCCCTACTGGTTCACCGAAGGCGAAGTGGCGAAAGCCGCTGCGCAGAAGCTGGGCTATACCGCGGTCGTCGCGGCGCACACCGGCGACACCAACACCGAGAGCCGGCTGATCGACACAGCCATCACCAACAAGTCGGTTGCCATCATCCTCGACCCGGCGAACGCGAGCGGCTCGGTGGGGGCCGTGCAGAAGGCGGTGGCCGCCAAGATCCCCGTGATCCTCGTCAACGCCGAGATCAACAAGGAAGGCCTGGCACAGGCGCAGCTGGTGTCGAACAACGCCCAGGGTGCCGCGCTCGGCGCCCAGCATTGGGCCGAGCTGATGGGCAACAAGGGCAAGTACGTCGAGCTCGTCGGGGCACCGTCGGACAACAACGCCGCCACCCGCTCCAACGGCTTCAAGACGGTGCTGAGCCAGTACCCCGACCTGGCCAAGGCGGGTTCGGAGGTCGCCAACTGGAACCGGACGCAAGGCCACAACAAGATGCAGTCGCTGATGCAGGCGAACGCCGACATCAAGGGTGTCATCAGCGGCAACGACGAAATGGCCCTCGGCGCAATCGCAGCGCTCAAGAAGGCGGGCACGTTCAACGGGATCGTCGTGGGCGGGTTCGATGGATCGCCGGATTCGGTGGCCTCGGTCAAGGCCGGCGAGTTGGCCTACACGGTGCTCCAGCCCGTCGCGGTGTTCGCCGCCGCTGCCGTGCAGCAAGCCGACACGTTCATCCGGACCGGCAAGACCGGTGCGAAGACCGAGAAGCAGCTGTTCGACTGCATGCTGATCACCAAGGCCAACGCCGCCAAGTACTCGGCGCCGTTCGTCCTGGACAAGTAA
- a CDS encoding RpiB/LacA/LacB family sugar-phosphate isomerase, with protein sequence MKIAIAADTAGAPLAEVLAKHFAGREGLEVTHIGLPEENSDFFYADLSDRVCQGILTGLYERAILVCGTGIGVCLSANKVPGIRAAQTHDTYSAERAALSNNAQVITMGARVIGPELAKAVAEAYLAAHFDPQGTSARNVRAIDALDEKYHVKSR encoded by the coding sequence ATGAAGATCGCCATTGCCGCGGACACCGCGGGCGCGCCCCTTGCCGAGGTTCTCGCCAAGCACTTTGCAGGCCGGGAGGGCCTCGAAGTGACCCACATCGGGCTGCCCGAGGAGAACTCCGATTTTTTCTACGCCGACCTCTCGGACCGGGTCTGCCAGGGAATTCTCACGGGCCTCTACGAGCGGGCGATCCTCGTGTGCGGGACCGGCATCGGCGTGTGCCTCTCGGCCAACAAGGTGCCCGGCATCCGCGCGGCGCAGACGCACGACACCTACTCGGCCGAGCGTGCCGCGCTCTCCAACAACGCGCAGGTCATCACCATGGGGGCGCGAGTCATCGGCCCCGAACTGGCCAAGGCGGTGGCGGAGGCCTACCTGGCGGCCCACTTCGACCCCCAAGGCACGTCGGCGCGCAACGTCCGGGCCATCGATGCGCTGGACGAAAAATACCACGTGAAAAGCCGATGA
- a CDS encoding FGGY-family carbohydrate kinase, with product MAGDLIIGVDAGTSVIKAVAFDLQGRQVAVASTPNRVLVGPEGAAEQDLDGTWADTAATLRVLGERVPDLAARTVALAATGQGDGTWLVDAEGRPVGPAMLWLDARASRHVQALRETPASRLIAARTGNALNPSMQSGQLLWLQAHQPERLARAASAMHCKDWLFFKATGVRATSPCEGVYTFGNFKSLAYDDETLALLGLTAMKHLLPSIVDGTQSHALLTRSAAAETGLREGLPVVLPLMDVPLCVLGAGGVAFDAQGALRHVGCSVLGSTGMHGWVTDNVAAIEPSAEAGYTIAMPSPGLRVRLVSHMAATLNIDWLVRLLGSAAELAGGTALPRAQMLERLDALVLSTAPAQAVYHPYIAESGERGPFVDANARAQLSGFSATLGVAGLARSVFEGIALATRDCYAALGPLPEEIRLSGGAARSVALRQMVASVTGRPVRVSHREECGAAGAAIMAALSIDSHASIHQMLPQWVDAYLDEGVAVPDPQETTLYDQIYQQYHETAQRTRASWGALADSRRAHLDATAQEMR from the coding sequence ATGGCAGGTGATCTCATCATCGGCGTGGACGCTGGCACGTCGGTCATCAAGGCGGTGGCCTTCGACCTGCAGGGGCGGCAGGTGGCGGTAGCCAGCACGCCGAATCGCGTGCTCGTCGGCCCGGAAGGCGCGGCCGAACAGGATCTCGACGGTACCTGGGCCGACACGGCCGCCACCCTGCGCGTGCTGGGCGAGCGCGTCCCCGACCTGGCGGCACGCACGGTGGCCCTGGCGGCCACCGGCCAGGGCGACGGTACCTGGCTCGTCGATGCCGAGGGCCGTCCGGTCGGGCCCGCGATGCTGTGGCTCGACGCACGCGCCAGCCGGCACGTGCAGGCGCTGCGCGAGACGCCGGCCTCGCGGCTCATCGCCGCGCGCACCGGCAATGCACTCAACCCGTCGATGCAAAGCGGCCAGCTGCTGTGGCTGCAGGCGCATCAACCCGAGCGCCTGGCGCGGGCCGCATCGGCGATGCACTGCAAGGATTGGTTGTTCTTCAAGGCCACCGGCGTCCGCGCGACCAGCCCTTGCGAAGGCGTCTACACCTTCGGCAACTTCAAGAGCCTGGCCTACGACGACGAGACCTTGGCGCTGCTCGGCCTGACGGCGATGAAGCACCTCTTGCCGTCGATCGTCGACGGCACCCAAAGCCATGCACTCCTGACCCGCAGCGCCGCCGCCGAGACCGGACTGCGCGAAGGCCTGCCCGTCGTGCTGCCGCTGATGGACGTGCCGCTGTGCGTGCTCGGCGCCGGCGGTGTGGCGTTCGATGCGCAGGGCGCGCTCAGGCATGTCGGTTGCTCGGTGCTGGGCAGCACCGGCATGCACGGCTGGGTGACCGACAACGTGGCGGCCATCGAGCCGAGTGCCGAGGCCGGCTACACCATCGCGATGCCTTCGCCGGGCCTGCGCGTGCGCCTGGTCTCGCACATGGCGGCGACGCTGAACATCGACTGGCTGGTCCGGCTGCTCGGCAGCGCTGCCGAACTTGCTGGCGGCACGGCGCTGCCGCGTGCGCAGATGCTGGAGCGGCTCGACGCGCTGGTGCTGTCCACCGCGCCGGCACAGGCCGTCTACCACCCCTACATTGCCGAGAGCGGCGAGCGCGGGCCTTTCGTCGACGCGAATGCGCGTGCGCAACTCAGCGGCTTCAGCGCCACGCTCGGCGTGGCCGGCCTCGCACGGTCGGTCTTCGAAGGCATTGCACTGGCCACCCGCGACTGCTACGCCGCACTCGGCCCACTGCCGGAAGAGATCCGGCTGTCCGGCGGCGCCGCGCGCAGCGTGGCGTTGCGGCAGATGGTCGCGTCGGTCACCGGGCGCCCGGTGCGCGTGTCGCACCGCGAGGAGTGCGGTGCCGCGGGCGCGGCCATCATGGCGGCCCTCTCGATCGACAGCCACGCCAGCATCCACCAGATGCTGCCGCAATGGGTCGATGCCTACCTCGACGAGGGCGTCGCCGTGCCCGACCCGCAGGAGACCACGCTCTACGACCAGATCTACCAGCAGTACCACGAGACTGCGCAACGGACGCGGGCCTCATGGGGTGCACTGGCCGACAGCCGGCGCGCCCACCTCGACGCCACGGCCCAGGAGATGCGATGA
- a CDS encoding glycerol-3-phosphate dehydrogenase/oxidase, giving the protein MSSDFTASAASARALMQADATWLNPAQRQRDLAEASRSVADVLVIGAGVTGAGAALDAAARGLSVVLVDAGDIAVGTSSRSGKTFHGGLRYLEQLNFKLVAHAIEERDLMVKILCPHIARPESFLYPLTRAWWERPYVGAGVLLYDLFGMKGGAVPRQRHFGRAALKRHIPSIDEQRVVGGVQFHDALMDDARHTLAVVRTAAGRGAKVITRAPVAEFIKDGERVAGVVVQDRLTGERHRLAARAVVSATGIWADEIQQRAGANTFKVQPAKGVHILLRPEALQSDTGILARATDSVIIARRWYGYWLVGTTDTPWNGDKSQPVAEAADVDYLLDNLNAYLERKVSRADVLGTFAGLRPLLKSVGATDSTSALLRDHAVIDGPPGLTTVVGGKYTTYRRMAADAVDAAVKPLGVSTPSSTAALPLVGATNWSAVRDSAGDLARHFDMRAADAGRLLQRHGDRVRDLMALAESAPALRATLPGAPQYLVAELVHAVVAEGALSLTDVMTRRTHLSIELADGGLALAPFVAECIAPYLGWSTDETRRQIAAYGELIVAEREALNRSGAAPQAVAPVPVAEPL; this is encoded by the coding sequence ATGAGCAGCGACTTCACCGCGTCCGCTGCGTCGGCGCGGGCCCTCATGCAGGCCGACGCCACTTGGCTGAACCCCGCGCAGCGACAGCGCGACCTGGCCGAGGCCTCGCGCAGCGTGGCCGACGTGCTCGTGATCGGTGCAGGCGTGACCGGCGCGGGCGCTGCGCTCGATGCCGCCGCGCGCGGACTCTCGGTGGTGTTGGTCGATGCGGGCGACATCGCCGTCGGCACTTCGTCGCGCTCGGGCAAGACCTTTCACGGGGGATTGCGTTACCTCGAGCAGCTCAACTTCAAGCTCGTCGCCCACGCCATCGAGGAGCGCGACCTGATGGTCAAGATCCTGTGCCCGCACATCGCCCGTCCGGAGTCCTTCCTCTACCCGCTCACCCGCGCCTGGTGGGAACGTCCCTATGTCGGCGCCGGCGTTCTGCTCTACGACCTCTTCGGCATGAAGGGCGGTGCGGTCCCGCGCCAGCGCCACTTCGGCCGGGCCGCGCTCAAGCGGCACATTCCGTCGATCGACGAACAGCGCGTGGTCGGTGGCGTCCAGTTCCACGACGCGCTGATGGACGACGCGCGCCACACGCTCGCCGTCGTGCGCACGGCGGCCGGCCGTGGTGCCAAGGTCATCACCCGGGCGCCCGTGGCCGAATTCATCAAGGACGGCGAACGTGTCGCAGGCGTTGTCGTGCAAGACCGGTTGACCGGCGAACGGCATCGCCTGGCTGCGCGCGCGGTGGTCAGCGCCACCGGAATTTGGGCCGACGAGATCCAGCAGCGGGCAGGTGCCAACACCTTCAAGGTGCAGCCCGCCAAGGGCGTGCACATCCTGTTGCGACCGGAAGCGCTGCAGTCCGACACCGGCATCCTCGCCCGCGCCACCGACTCCGTCATCATCGCCCGCCGCTGGTACGGCTACTGGCTGGTCGGCACCACCGACACCCCGTGGAACGGCGACAAGTCGCAGCCGGTCGCCGAAGCGGCCGATGTCGACTATCTGCTCGACAACCTCAACGCCTACCTCGAACGCAAGGTGAGCCGTGCCGATGTGCTCGGCACCTTCGCGGGCCTGCGTCCGCTGCTGAAGTCGGTCGGCGCCACCGACTCGACGTCGGCGCTGCTGCGCGACCACGCGGTGATCGACGGGCCGCCCGGCCTGACCACCGTCGTCGGCGGCAAGTACACGACGTACCGCCGCATGGCGGCCGATGCGGTCGATGCCGCCGTGAAACCGCTGGGCGTGAGCACCCCGTCGTCGACAGCCGCACTGCCGCTGGTGGGGGCCACGAACTGGTCGGCCGTGCGCGACAGTGCGGGCGACCTGGCGCGGCACTTCGACATGCGCGCTGCCGATGCGGGCCGTCTGCTGCAACGTCATGGCGACCGGGTGCGTGACCTCATGGCGTTGGCCGAATCCGCTCCCGCGCTGCGCGCGACCTTGCCCGGTGCGCCGCAGTACCTGGTGGCCGAACTCGTGCATGCGGTCGTTGCCGAGGGCGCGCTGTCGCTGACCGATGTGATGACGCGGCGCACGCATTTGTCGATCGAACTCGCCGATGGCGGGCTGGCCCTGGCCCCCTTCGTCGCCGAGTGCATCGCGCCGTACCTCGGCTGGTCGACCGACGAAACCCGCCGACAGATCGCCGCCTACGGTGAACTCATCGTGGCGGAACGTGAGGCACTGAACCGCAGCGGCGCCGCACCACAGGCCGTGGCGCCTGTCCCCGTCGCCGAGCCCTTGTAG